A region of Chitinophaga horti DNA encodes the following proteins:
- a CDS encoding M23 family metallopeptidase, which translates to MINYLLLSITIILALYSLLLAYTASRKPLPDAGFQAALSLALALFIYLYGTWVYLSIYARYAFGILYIMLAAYALLRRRRDQPSGKRLALWRRISLSFFTITMLILTVLYFTGTTGKPDTVNLGFPFKTGRYFVLQGGKGLPSNFFHFSIRGAIYAMDIVQLNKYGGRANSVFSRNLEDYAIFGDTVFSPCSGRVVRAETDNPDNIPPNMQRGPKNTNMVVIETEEYTVFLAHLKRGSVKVKEGDMIQKGQPLGAVGNSGFSAEPHLHIQVHAKEGDKPWYQSKPLYILFNGRGYLFNEVINARKGY; encoded by the coding sequence ATGATCAACTACCTGCTGTTATCTATTACCATTATCCTGGCCCTTTACAGTTTGCTGCTGGCGTATACAGCCTCCCGCAAACCTTTGCCCGATGCCGGTTTTCAGGCTGCCCTATCGCTGGCGCTGGCGTTATTTATCTATCTCTATGGCACTTGGGTTTATCTCAGTATTTATGCGCGTTATGCATTTGGTATCCTGTACATCATGCTGGCCGCGTATGCATTACTCCGCCGGCGGCGTGATCAGCCCTCCGGTAAGCGACTGGCGCTCTGGCGGCGCATCAGCCTTAGCTTTTTTACGATAACGATGCTGATACTGACTGTGCTTTATTTCACCGGTACCACCGGCAAACCCGATACGGTAAACCTCGGCTTCCCGTTTAAGACGGGCCGCTACTTTGTGTTACAGGGCGGTAAAGGTCTGCCGAGCAACTTTTTTCATTTCAGCATCCGTGGAGCCATTTATGCAATGGACATCGTGCAGCTGAACAAATACGGTGGCCGCGCCAACAGTGTATTTTCCCGCAACCTGGAGGACTATGCCATTTTCGGCGATACGGTGTTCAGTCCCTGCTCCGGCCGGGTAGTGCGTGCCGAAACGGACAATCCGGATAATATTCCGCCCAACATGCAGCGCGGTCCCAAGAATACGAATATGGTCGTGATCGAAACGGAGGAATACACCGTATTTCTTGCCCATCTTAAACGGGGCAGTGTAAAGGTAAAAGAAGGCGATATGATCCAGAAGGGCCAACCCCTTGGCGCTGTAGGCAACTCCGGCTTCAGCGCGGAGCCGCACCTGCATATCCAGGTGCATGCAAAGGAGGGCGACAAGCCCTGGTACCAGTCAAAGCCGCTGTACATCCTGTTTAACGGCCGCGGGTATCTGTTTAACGAAGTGATTAACGCGAGAAAAGGATATTAA
- a CDS encoding DUF1573 domain-containing protein, with translation MKKLVYILALGILTVSCNNNQAKTEGAQEGTSLSSGENKGELPVITFENAVHDFGKITEGEIVEYSFKFTNTGKGSLLIRNAVASCGCTVPEWPKEPIKPGESGYMKVSFNSKGKPEGFTEKEITIEANTEPPVVKGPKVQCTIVKKA, from the coding sequence ATGAAGAAACTGGTTTACATCCTCGCCTTAGGCATTTTAACTGTGTCCTGCAACAACAACCAGGCTAAAACCGAAGGTGCGCAGGAAGGTACGTCGTTATCATCCGGCGAAAACAAAGGCGAACTGCCCGTGATCACTTTCGAGAACGCGGTGCATGATTTTGGCAAAATTACTGAAGGTGAAATCGTGGAGTACTCCTTTAAGTTCACCAACACCGGTAAAGGCAGCCTGTTGATCCGCAATGCCGTAGCCAGCTGCGGTTGTACGGTGCCCGAATGGCCTAAAGAACCCATTAAACCGGGTGAATCAGGCTACATGAAGGTGAGCTTCAACAGCAAAGGAAAACCCGAAGGTTTTACTGAAAAAGAAATCACGATCGAGGCTAACACCGAGCCGCCTGTAGTAAAAGGCCCTAAAGTGCAATGCACGATCGTTAAGAAGGCATAA
- a CDS encoding acyl-CoA mutase large subunit family protein: MDKQIKTDSGIVIQPVYTTPVPMTETPGEFPFTRGVHASMYRDKLWTMRQYAGFSTAEESNRRYHYLLSQGVMGLSVAFDLPTQIGYDSDHAMAEGEVGKVGVAIDSLEDMEILFKDISLENISTSMTINATGFILLALYIALAKRQGADLKKISGTIQNDILKEYAARGTFIYPPQPSMRVITDIFDYCSREVPKWNTISISGYHIREAGANAVQELAFTLSNGKAYLKAAIDKGLEINVFAKRLSFFFNAHNHLFEEVAKFRAARRMWANITKELGATDPKAQMLRFHTQTGGSTLTAQQPHNNIVRVAIQTMAATLGGTQSLHTNGYDEALSLPTEAAARIALRTQQIVGYESGVADAVDPLAGSFYVEALTNEVEAQAQLLIDKIDAMGGAVSAIEQGFIQDEIARSAYRYQKEIETGEKVIVGVNKFTVQAEEAPEVFRVDDSIRRLQSEKLASLRARRDNAKVQELLSAIEACARTTENLMPLVVDAVEHYCTLGEISDTLRKVWGEYR, encoded by the coding sequence ATGGACAAACAGATCAAAACGGATTCCGGCATAGTTATTCAGCCGGTATATACTACCCCGGTACCGATGACGGAAACGCCCGGCGAGTTTCCTTTTACGCGTGGTGTGCATGCCAGCATGTACCGCGACAAACTGTGGACCATGCGCCAGTACGCAGGTTTCAGTACGGCGGAAGAAAGTAACCGGCGCTACCACTACCTGCTGAGCCAGGGCGTAATGGGATTAAGTGTGGCCTTTGACCTGCCCACGCAGATTGGGTACGACAGCGATCATGCCATGGCGGAAGGTGAAGTAGGTAAAGTTGGTGTGGCCATCGATTCACTCGAGGATATGGAAATCCTGTTCAAAGACATCTCGCTGGAAAATATTTCCACATCGATGACGATCAATGCCACGGGCTTCATCCTGCTCGCGCTTTACATTGCATTGGCGAAAAGACAGGGGGCCGATCTGAAAAAGATATCCGGCACAATACAAAATGATATCTTGAAAGAATATGCCGCACGCGGTACGTTCATCTACCCGCCCCAGCCCTCAATGCGGGTAATTACAGACATATTCGATTACTGCAGCCGGGAAGTGCCGAAGTGGAATACGATTTCCATCTCCGGTTATCACATCCGCGAAGCAGGTGCTAATGCCGTGCAGGAACTGGCGTTTACGCTCTCCAACGGCAAAGCCTACCTGAAAGCGGCGATCGACAAGGGATTAGAAATAAACGTATTCGCCAAACGCCTCTCCTTCTTCTTTAACGCGCATAACCATCTTTTTGAGGAAGTAGCCAAATTCCGTGCTGCCCGCCGCATGTGGGCGAACATCACAAAGGAACTGGGGGCTACCGATCCCAAAGCACAGATGCTCCGTTTTCATACTCAAACCGGTGGCAGTACGCTCACGGCGCAGCAGCCACATAACAATATTGTACGGGTGGCGATTCAAACGATGGCCGCTACGTTAGGCGGTACGCAGTCTTTGCACACCAATGGCTACGACGAAGCCTTGTCGCTACCGACGGAAGCTGCCGCCCGCATCGCCCTGCGTACCCAGCAGATCGTAGGTTACGAAAGTGGTGTCGCAGACGCAGTAGACCCGCTCGCCGGATCTTTCTATGTCGAAGCACTCACCAACGAAGTGGAGGCCCAGGCGCAACTGCTGATCGATAAGATAGATGCAATGGGTGGTGCGGTGAGCGCGATCGAACAGGGATTTATCCAGGACGAAATCGCCCGCAGCGCGTATCGCTACCAGAAAGAAATTGAAACAGGCGAAAAGGTGATCGTAGGTGTGAACAAGTTTACCGTTCAGGCAGAGGAAGCGCCGGAAGTGTTTAGGGTGGACGACAGCATTCGCCGCCTGCAATCAGAAAAGCTCGCCTCGCTGCGCGCCCGCCGCGACAATGCAAAGGTGCAGGAGTTGCTGTCAGCTATTGAAGCCTGCGCCCGTACCACCGAAAACCTGATGCCGCTCGTAGTCGATGCTGTAGAGCATTACTGCACACTGGGCGAAATTTCGGACACGCTGCGTAAAGTGTGGGGCGAGTACCGCTAA
- the coaE gene encoding dephospho-CoA kinase (Dephospho-CoA kinase (CoaE) performs the final step in coenzyme A biosynthesis.) yields MMIIGLTGGIGSGKTTVAKIFELLGIPVYYADDRAKLLMTEDEQLVSEVRQHFGDRAYNAAGELERKYIANIVFNDPAKLALLNSLVHPATIRDSEVWANRQNAPYVIKEAALMFETESFHHVDKVICVFAQQALRIQRVMKRDNVTRNEVLARMHKQIDESIKAKLSDYVIYNNEQQPVIPQVLALHETLLKLL; encoded by the coding sequence ATGATGATCATTGGTCTCACTGGAGGAATCGGTTCGGGCAAAACTACAGTAGCGAAGATATTCGAACTACTGGGCATACCTGTTTACTACGCAGACGATCGTGCGAAACTGTTGATGACGGAGGACGAACAGCTGGTGTCCGAAGTAAGGCAGCACTTTGGCGATCGCGCCTACAATGCCGCAGGCGAACTGGAAAGGAAGTATATCGCTAACATCGTGTTTAATGATCCCGCCAAACTGGCGCTCTTAAATTCCCTGGTGCACCCTGCCACCATCCGCGATTCCGAAGTATGGGCCAACAGGCAAAACGCGCCGTACGTGATCAAAGAGGCCGCATTAATGTTTGAAACGGAATCGTTCCATCATGTGGACAAGGTGATCTGTGTATTTGCACAACAGGCGCTCCGCATTCAGCGGGTGATGAAGCGCGATAACGTTACCCGTAACGAGGTGCTGGCGCGTATGCACAAGCAGATAGATGAATCCATCAAAGCGAAATTATCGGATTACGTGATCTATAATAACGAGCAGCAGCCTGTCATTCCGCAGGTGCTGGCCTTGCATGAAACGTTACTGAAGTTATTATAA
- the yajC gene encoding preprotein translocase subunit YajC produces MYINLLNTLLMGAPPAGQGSGGFGMGNLLFIGGMLVVMYFFMIRPQTKKAKEQKQFSEGLKEGDKIVTIAGMHGKIKRINADGTILVEIAVGTSVTMERSAISREYSQAAQAPAAEEKK; encoded by the coding sequence ATGTACATTAATTTATTAAACACGCTGCTGATGGGCGCGCCTCCGGCCGGCCAGGGTAGCGGTGGATTCGGGATGGGTAACCTGCTGTTCATCGGTGGTATGCTCGTTGTGATGTATTTCTTCATGATCCGTCCACAAACCAAGAAAGCAAAAGAACAAAAACAATTCAGCGAAGGTCTGAAAGAAGGTGATAAAATCGTTACCATTGCCGGCATGCACGGTAAAATCAAAAGGATCAACGCAGATGGCACCATCCTGGTGGAAATCGCCGTTGGTACCAGCGTAACCATGGAGCGTTCTGCTATCAGCCGCGAATACTCTCAGGCTGCACAGGCTCCTGCCGCAGAAGAAAAGAAATAA
- a CDS encoding L-serine ammonia-lyase produces the protein MAHECISVFDIFKIGVGPSSSHTLGPWRAAMRFLHELEAERQLSDITHVTVLLYGSLAKTGYGHGTDVAVQLGLAGDDPVTFDVNNITPKINDIRRTKKLVLAGKHEIDFDPVTDIDFLYEESLPFHPNALTFLVTFNNGDQTASTYYSIGGGFVVKEGEGNAGGQQVDLPFPIDTARQLLQWCIKTGYSISEVVMENELAWRSEEATRKGVMNIWEVMKACIYRGSHTSGELPGGLKVARRAAALNTRLLKGRTYNDYDSWVKAIREGGSHFAYTLDWVSCFALAVNEENASFGRVVTAPTNGAAGVIPAVLQYYITFCDGYEEDKIMRFVLTASEIGSIFKKRSTISAAMGGCQAEIGVSSAMAAAALTECLGGSQRQVLMAAEIAMEHHLGLTCDPIGGLVQVPCIERNTMGAIKAITASQLALQSNPELAKVSLDAVVKTMWDTAQDMNSKYKETSDGGLAVNIPISLPEC, from the coding sequence GTGGCGCACGAGTGCATTTCCGTTTTCGACATTTTTAAGATTGGCGTAGGACCATCCAGCTCACATACTTTAGGCCCATGGCGTGCTGCCATGCGGTTTTTGCACGAACTGGAAGCGGAGCGCCAGCTATCCGATATTACCCATGTGACCGTATTACTGTATGGCTCCCTGGCCAAAACCGGCTATGGGCATGGTACAGACGTGGCAGTACAACTCGGCCTGGCCGGCGACGACCCGGTTACGTTCGATGTGAACAACATTACCCCGAAAATTAACGACATCCGCCGTACGAAAAAGCTGGTGCTGGCGGGTAAACACGAAATAGATTTTGACCCGGTAACAGATATCGACTTCCTGTACGAGGAATCGCTGCCGTTTCACCCGAACGCGCTGACCTTCCTGGTAACGTTTAATAACGGCGACCAGACCGCTTCTACTTACTACTCGATCGGCGGTGGTTTTGTCGTAAAAGAGGGCGAAGGTAATGCCGGCGGACAGCAGGTAGACCTCCCCTTCCCGATCGACACCGCGCGGCAGTTGCTGCAATGGTGTATCAAAACCGGGTACTCCATTTCGGAAGTGGTGATGGAGAACGAACTGGCCTGGCGATCGGAAGAAGCGACCCGCAAAGGAGTGATGAACATCTGGGAAGTGATGAAAGCCTGTATTTACAGGGGTTCGCATACATCCGGCGAGCTGCCTGGCGGACTAAAAGTTGCGCGCAGGGCGGCCGCACTCAATACCAGGCTGCTGAAAGGCCGTACCTATAACGACTACGATAGCTGGGTAAAAGCCATCCGCGAGGGCGGCAGTCATTTTGCCTATACACTTGACTGGGTAAGCTGTTTCGCCCTGGCGGTGAACGAAGAAAACGCTTCGTTCGGTCGCGTGGTGACGGCGCCTACCAATGGCGCGGCCGGCGTGATACCGGCAGTTTTACAATACTACATCACCTTCTGCGACGGATACGAGGAAGATAAGATCATGCGTTTCGTGCTGACCGCCTCCGAAATCGGCAGCATCTTTAAAAAACGCTCTACCATTTCAGCTGCGATGGGCGGCTGCCAGGCGGAGATCGGCGTATCGTCGGCCATGGCCGCAGCAGCGCTTACAGAATGCCTGGGCGGCTCGCAACGGCAGGTACTAATGGCGGCAGAGATCGCGATGGAACACCACCTCGGTTTAACCTGCGATCCCATCGGCGGATTGGTACAGGTGCCCTGCATCGAAAGAAATACCATGGGAGCGATTAAGGCCATTACCGCCTCGCAACTCGCTCTGCAAAGTAACCCGGAACTGGCTAAAGTATCGCTGGATGCCGTGGTGAAAACCATGTGGGATACGGCGCAGGACATGAACTCGAAGTACAAAGAAACCTCCGATGGCGGCCTGGCGGTGAACATACCGATCAGTTTACCAGAGTGTTAA
- a CDS encoding FKBP-type peptidyl-prolyl cis-trans isomerase produces the protein MKMKHLLGLAAVLLVVLATACKKDEKESYDAAKQAAKDEEIIKHYIDTANITGMVRDTTGLYYKIVTHGTGTDTMKLTSKMKVSYVGKLLNGTTFDGTGDSTSTLGGAMLMNLIRGWQYGLRKTTQGGELEMLIPSGLAYGRSASEKIPANSVLYFRMKLVEVYIN, from the coding sequence ATGAAGATGAAACACCTTTTAGGCCTGGCTGCAGTATTGCTCGTGGTTTTGGCAACAGCTTGTAAGAAAGACGAAAAAGAAAGCTATGATGCGGCAAAACAGGCTGCGAAGGATGAAGAGATCATTAAACATTACATCGACACCGCAAATATTACCGGCATGGTACGCGACACCACCGGTCTGTATTACAAAATCGTTACACATGGTACCGGCACCGACACCATGAAACTGACCTCCAAAATGAAAGTATCTTACGTTGGTAAACTGCTGAACGGCACCACCTTCGATGGCACAGGCGACTCTACCAGCACCCTTGGCGGCGCGATGCTGATGAACCTGATCCGTGGCTGGCAGTACGGTTTGCGTAAAACCACCCAGGGCGGCGAGCTGGAAATGCTGATCCCCTCCGGGCTAGCATATGGTAGAAGTGCTTCCGAAAAGATCCCTGCTAACTCCGTGTTGTATTTCAGGATGAAGCTGGTGGAGGTTTATATCAACTAA
- the nusB gene encoding transcription antitermination factor NusB: MISRRNIRVKVMQTLYTLETMEQVKPGTATSLLNEKLDQTSQVFTYLLYMVTQVAQYAETDSQARASKHLPSEEDLNVSTKIAGNEFLYQIINDNGFKVNLDSWKLKFLPDQELLRKLYNTLTETDTYKAYIAEEGRTKSAEKQMMEFIYKEVLSKNELFLQHMDDHFLNWGDDAEMMGLLIGNYFSKPQLFNFLQLISKEKLEYARELLRTVIDKKEYCLELIKPKLQNWDSDRIAAVDMLLMEMGVCEFLYFPTIPTKVSINEYIDLAKAYSTPQSGQFVNGILDNILKDLEQAGRIQKTDRTKK; the protein is encoded by the coding sequence ATGATTAGTAGAAGAAACATCAGAGTAAAGGTGATGCAGACGCTGTACACCCTCGAGACAATGGAGCAGGTGAAGCCTGGTACAGCCACCAGTCTGCTGAACGAGAAGTTAGACCAGACAAGCCAGGTATTTACGTACCTGTTGTACATGGTAACACAGGTGGCGCAATATGCCGAAACCGATTCGCAGGCCCGTGCCTCCAAGCACCTTCCCTCCGAGGAAGACCTGAACGTGAGCACGAAAATAGCTGGTAACGAGTTCCTGTACCAGATCATTAACGACAATGGTTTTAAAGTAAACCTGGATAGCTGGAAGCTGAAATTCCTGCCAGACCAGGAGTTGCTGCGTAAACTCTATAACACCCTCACCGAAACCGATACCTATAAGGCGTACATCGCCGAAGAGGGCCGTACAAAGTCGGCAGAGAAGCAGATGATGGAGTTTATCTATAAAGAAGTACTCAGCAAAAATGAATTGTTCCTCCAGCACATGGACGATCACTTCCTGAACTGGGGCGACGATGCCGAAATGATGGGCCTCCTGATCGGTAACTACTTCTCCAAACCGCAGCTCTTTAACTTCCTGCAGCTGATCAGCAAGGAAAAACTCGAATACGCCAGAGAACTGCTCCGCACCGTGATCGATAAGAAGGAATACTGCCTCGAACTGATTAAACCTAAACTCCAGAACTGGGACTCCGACCGTATTGCGGCCGTGGATATGCTGCTGATGGAGATGGGCGTTTGCGAGTTCCTGTACTTCCCGACGATCCCTACAAAGGTGAGCATCAATGAGTATATCGACCTGGCAAAGGCTTACAGCACACCGCAGAGTGGCCAGTTCGTAAACGGCATCCTGGATAACATCCTGAAAGACCTGGAACAGGCAGGACGTATCCAGAAAACCGATCGCACAAAAAAATAA
- a CDS encoding FKBP-type peptidyl-prolyl cis-trans isomerase, translating into MTALCACTKEETSQSQDGIVRAQEEDAIFETYFRLNNIDSVLRDPSGLMFRVHRTGGPETMKGSSVPTVIFTTKLVTGKIVQSSLGVPSMLDGRPLNQHIPGWQIGLSRIGKGGKMTLYIPSALAYGPAGISNVIPANAPLISEIELVDFKD; encoded by the coding sequence ATGACGGCACTCTGCGCCTGTACCAAAGAGGAAACTTCCCAAAGTCAGGACGGAATCGTTCGTGCGCAAGAGGAAGATGCCATTTTTGAAACATATTTCAGGTTAAACAACATCGATTCCGTTTTACGCGACCCCTCAGGGCTCATGTTCCGCGTTCACAGGACGGGCGGCCCGGAAACCATGAAAGGCAGCTCTGTACCCACTGTCATCTTTACCACCAAATTAGTGACCGGCAAAATCGTGCAGTCCTCCCTGGGCGTGCCCAGCATGCTGGACGGCAGGCCTTTAAATCAACATATACCGGGCTGGCAGATCGGCCTGTCCCGCATTGGCAAAGGGGGCAAAATGACCTTGTACATTCCATCGGCGCTGGCTTATGGTCCGGCAGGGATCAGTAACGTCATACCCGCTAACGCGCCCCTCATCTCCGAGATAGAACTGGTGGACTTTAAAGACTAA
- the groL gene encoding chaperonin GroEL (60 kDa chaperone family; promotes refolding of misfolded polypeptides especially under stressful conditions; forms two stacked rings of heptamers to form a barrel-shaped 14mer; ends can be capped by GroES; misfolded proteins enter the barrel where they are refolded when GroES binds), with the protein MAKQIFFNIDARNKMKKGVDTLADAVKVTLGPKGRNVVIEKKFGAPSVTKDGVTVAKEIELEDPIENMGAQMVKEVASKTADIAGDGTTTATVLAQAIIGEGLKNVAAGANPMDLKRGIDKAVKGIVDSLAKQSEKVGNDNKKIEQVATISANNDNAIGKLIAEAMKKVTKDGVITVEEAKGTETTVEVVEGMQFDRGYLSPYFITNSEKMQAELQNPYILIYDKKISTMKDILHILEKVAQQGAPLVIISEDLEGEALATLVVNKLRGTLKVAAVKAPGFGDRRKEMLQDIATLTAGIVISEEQGYKLENADLTYLGRAESVTIDKDNTTVVGGKGKKADIQARIGQIKAQIEVTTSDYDREKLQERLAKLSGGVAVLYVGAATEVEMKEKKDRVDDALHATRAAVEEGIVPGGGVAYIRAIESLDKLKGANEDEATGIQIVKRAVEEPLRQITANCGIEGSIVVQKVKEGKGDFGFNARTETYEKMLAAGVIDPTKVSRIALENAASIAGMLLTTECVIADKPEPKSAAGHAHPGGPGMGMDY; encoded by the coding sequence ATGGCAAAGCAAATATTCTTCAATATCGACGCCCGCAACAAAATGAAAAAAGGCGTTGACACCCTGGCAGACGCGGTGAAAGTGACCCTGGGCCCTAAAGGCCGTAACGTAGTGATCGAGAAAAAATTCGGTGCTCCAAGCGTTACTAAAGACGGTGTTACTGTTGCAAAAGAAATCGAACTGGAAGATCCTATCGAAAACATGGGTGCCCAGATGGTGAAAGAAGTAGCGTCTAAAACTGCTGACATTGCAGGTGACGGTACAACTACCGCTACCGTTCTGGCCCAGGCGATCATCGGCGAAGGTCTGAAAAACGTAGCAGCAGGTGCTAACCCAATGGACCTGAAGCGTGGTATCGACAAAGCTGTTAAAGGTATTGTTGACAGCCTGGCTAAACAGTCTGAGAAAGTTGGTAACGACAACAAAAAAATTGAGCAGGTAGCTACTATCTCTGCCAATAACGATAATGCTATCGGTAAACTGATTGCCGAAGCGATGAAAAAAGTAACTAAAGACGGCGTTATTACCGTTGAAGAAGCGAAAGGCACTGAAACTACTGTAGAAGTAGTAGAAGGTATGCAGTTCGACCGCGGTTACCTGTCTCCGTACTTCATCACTAACAGCGAAAAAATGCAGGCTGAACTGCAGAACCCTTACATCCTGATCTACGATAAAAAGATCAGCACGATGAAAGACATCCTGCACATCCTGGAGAAAGTTGCTCAACAGGGCGCTCCCCTGGTGATCATCTCTGAAGACCTGGAAGGTGAAGCACTGGCTACCCTGGTAGTAAACAAACTGCGTGGCACTCTGAAAGTGGCTGCTGTTAAAGCTCCTGGCTTTGGCGACCGTCGTAAGGAAATGCTGCAGGATATCGCTACCCTCACTGCGGGTATTGTTATCAGCGAAGAACAAGGTTACAAACTTGAGAACGCCGACCTCACTTACCTGGGCCGTGCAGAGTCTGTAACGATCGATAAAGACAACACTACGGTTGTAGGTGGTAAAGGCAAAAAAGCTGACATCCAGGCTCGTATCGGCCAGATCAAAGCGCAGATCGAAGTAACTACTTCTGATTACGACCGCGAAAAATTACAGGAGCGCCTCGCTAAACTGAGCGGCGGTGTGGCTGTACTGTACGTTGGTGCTGCTACAGAAGTAGAAATGAAAGAGAAAAAAGATCGCGTTGATGACGCCCTGCACGCTACCCGTGCTGCCGTTGAAGAAGGCATCGTACCTGGTGGTGGTGTTGCTTACATCCGCGCTATCGAATCCCTCGACAAACTGAAAGGTGCAAACGAAGACGAAGCTACTGGTATCCAGATCGTTAAGCGCGCTGTAGAAGAGCCGCTGCGTCAGATCACTGCTAACTGCGGTATCGAAGGTTCTATCGTTGTTCAGAAAGTGAAAGAAGGTAAAGGTGACTTTGGCTTCAATGCACGCACTGAAACTTACGAGAAAATGCTCGCTGCAGGTGTAATCGACCCGACTAAAGTATCCCGCATTGCGCTGGAAAACGCTGCCTCTATCGCAGGTATGCTGCTGACCACCGAGTGTGTGATCGCTGATAAACCAGAGCCTAAATCTGCCGCTGGCCACGCGCACCCGGGCGGTCCTGGCATGGGCATGGATTACTAA
- a CDS encoding class I SAM-dependent methyltransferase: MSLISYQYCPLCGSDHIAHALNAVDYTVSKSSFEIWHCAHCTGRFTQHIPEESQIGAYYKSEEYISHTETKEGLVNRLYHSARKITLRSKQNWVKSAAKQKEGSLLDIGAGTGAFAHFMQQTGWKVTCLEPDEGARANAQTLYKLAALPSEALFTIEAAQFDVVTMWHVMEHVHNLHGYVEQIKRVLKPGGALLIAVPNYTSKDAVIYGEHWAAYDVPRHLYHFSPAAMQQMLLAHGITVVKKHPMVFDSFYVSLLSEKYKSGGSGLVKGFWNGFRSYRKALRNVDVCSSIVYECKIQA, encoded by the coding sequence ATGAGCCTTATTTCGTATCAATATTGTCCCTTATGTGGGTCCGATCACATCGCCCACGCGTTAAACGCGGTGGATTATACCGTATCAAAATCATCGTTTGAAATATGGCATTGTGCGCATTGCACCGGCCGTTTCACGCAGCATATACCCGAAGAAAGCCAGATTGGCGCTTATTATAAGTCGGAGGAATATATTTCGCATACCGAAACGAAGGAAGGACTAGTAAACCGCCTGTACCACAGTGCGCGTAAGATCACCCTCCGATCCAAACAAAACTGGGTGAAGTCCGCAGCCAAGCAGAAAGAGGGTTCCCTGCTCGACATTGGGGCCGGCACCGGCGCGTTTGCTCACTTTATGCAACAAACCGGCTGGAAGGTGACCTGCCTCGAGCCAGACGAAGGCGCACGGGCCAATGCACAAACGCTGTACAAACTGGCGGCATTGCCCTCAGAGGCACTGTTCACCATCGAAGCCGCGCAATTTGATGTGGTGACGATGTGGCATGTCATGGAGCATGTGCACAACCTGCATGGATACGTTGAGCAGATCAAAAGGGTGTTAAAACCCGGCGGCGCGTTGCTGATCGCTGTCCCAAACTATACGTCTAAAGATGCAGTCATTTACGGTGAACATTGGGCAGCCTACGATGTGCCGCGCCACCTGTACCACTTCTCCCCTGCTGCCATGCAGCAAATGTTGCTGGCACACGGCATTACAGTCGTAAAAAAGCACCCGATGGTGTTTGATTCGTTCTATGTGAGTTTATTAAGTGAGAAGTATAAATCCGGCGGCAGCGGACTGGTAAAGGGGTTCTGGAACGGGTTCCGCTCTTACCGGAAAGCGCTGCGTAACGTGGATGTGTGTAGTTCGATCGTATATGAATGTAAAATCCAAGCATAA
- a CDS encoding co-chaperone GroES: MAKSKLSIKPLADRVIVKPAAAEEKTAGGIIIPDTAKEKPQRGTVIAAGPGKKDEPVSVKVGDTVLYGKYSGTEVNLEGEDYLIMRESDILAIV, translated from the coding sequence ATGGCTAAGTCTAAATTAAGTATTAAACCACTGGCTGACAGGGTGATCGTTAAACCCGCAGCAGCAGAAGAAAAAACAGCAGGCGGCATCATCATCCCCGACACCGCTAAAGAAAAACCTCAGCGCGGTACTGTAATTGCAGCTGGTCCTGGTAAAAAAGACGAACCTGTTTCTGTTAAAGTAGGTGATACTGTACTTTATGGCAAATACTCCGGCACAGAGGTGAACCTGGAAGGCGAAGATTACCTGATCATGCGCGAGTCAGACATCCTGGCGATCGTTTAA